In a single window of the Lodderomyces elongisporus chromosome 4, complete sequence genome:
- the FUM1_3 gene encoding fumarase fum1, with protein MLRTIARNNTSLRATTQLRSFSTSFVALKDTRVETDAFGPIDVPNDKYYGAQTARSKMNFKIGGEAARMPTPIVRAFGILKKSTALVNEELGQLDPKLSKAIQQAATEVSEGKLDDHFPLVVFQTGSGTQSNMNANEVISNRAIEILGGELGSKKPVHPNDHCNMSQSSNDTFPTVMHIAAVTEINNSLIPQLTKLRDSLQAKAEEFKDIIKIGRTHLQDATPLTLGQEFSGYAQQLTNGIERVEKTLPNLLYLAQGGTAVGTGLNTKKGWDVKVAEQVSKLTGFPFKTAPNKFEALAAHDAIVEASGALNTIAASLFKIANDIRYLGSGPRCGYGELSLPENEPGSSIMPGKVNPTQNEALTMVACQVFGNNAAITFAGASGQFELNVFKPVMIANLLSSIRLIADGAASFREHCVDGIVANKDKIEKTLHESLMLVTALNPKIGYDAASKTAKNAHKKGLTLKESALELGVLSEAEFDEWVRPEKMIGPKD; from the coding sequence ATGTTGAGAACTATTGCCAGAAACAATACCAGTCTTAGAGCCACTACTCAGTTGAGAAGCTTCAGtacttcttttgttgcTCTTAAGGATACCAGAGTCGAGACCGATGCGTTTGGTCCAATCGATGTGCCAAACGACAAGTATTATGGTGCTCAAACTGCTAGATCCAAAATGAACTTTAAGATTGGTGGTGAAGCTGCAAGAATGCCAACCCCAATTGTTAGGGCTTTTGGaattttgaagaaatcCACTGCTTTGGTCAATGAGGAATTAGGCCAATTGGACCCTAAATTGTCCAAGGCTATTCAACAAGCTGCTACCGAAGTTTCTGAAGGTAAATTAGATGACCACTTTCCATTAGTTGTGTTCCAAACTGGTTCCGGTACTCAATCCAACATGAACGCCAATGAAGTCATTTCAAACAGAGCCATTGAAATCTTGGGTGGAGAATTGGGTTCAAAGAAACCAGTTCACCCAAATGACCACTGTAACATGTCACAATCATCAAACGACACTTTCCCAACTGTTATGCATATTGCTGCTGTTACCGAAATCAACAACTCATTGATTCCCCAATTGACCAAGTTGCGCGACTCGTTGCAAGCAAAGGCTGAAGAATTCAAGGATATCATCAAAATTGGTAGAACACATTTACAAGATGCTACACCATTGACCTTGGGTCAAGAGTTTTCCGGTTACGCTCAGCAATTGACCAATGGTATTGAAAGAGTTGAAAAGACCTTGCCAAACTTGTTGTACTTGGCTCAAGGTGGTACCGCTGTTGGAACTGGTCTTAACACCAAGAAAGGTTGGGACGTTAAAGTTGCTGAACAAGTTTCAAAGTTGACCGGTTTCCCATTCAAGACCGCACCAAACAAATTTGAGGCTTTGGCTGCTCACGATGCCATTGTTGAAGCTTCAGGTGCTCTCAACACTATTGCCGCTTCATTGTTCAAGATTGCCAACGATATTAGATACTTGGGTTCAGGTCCAAGATGTGGTTACGGAGAATTGTCATTACCAGAAAACGAGCCAGGTTCCTCAATCATGCCAGGTAAGGTCAACCCAACTCAAAATGAGGCATTGACTATGGTTGCTTGTCAAGTCTTTGGTAACAACGCAGCAATCACCTTTGCAGGAGCCTCTGGTCAATTTGAATTGAATGTTTTCAAACCAGTCATGATTGCCAACTTGTTATCATCAATCAGATTGATTGCTGATGGTGCCGCATCTTTCAGAGAACACTGTGTCGATGGTATCGTTGCCAACAAGGACAAGATTGAAAAGACTTTGCACGAGTCCTTGATGTTGGTTACTGCTTTGAACCCAAAGATTGGTTATGACGCAGCATCAAAAACCGCCAAGAATGCTCACAAAAAGGGATTGACTTTGAAAGAATCAGCTTTGGAGTTGGGTGTATTAAGTGAAGCTGAATTTGACGAATGGGTTAGACCAGAAAAGATGATTGGTCCAAAAGATTAA
- the RIT1 gene encoding tRNA A64-2'-O-ribosylphosphate transferase (BUSCO:EOG09261N2L), producing the protein MCKSSLSFKNRLQSIIHDANFVKLVHESLEYPIVANERCGLWYVPPKDRAETCYFKSTDGHTNVWSFSLRRLNLHLLSLIRQNGEGVMIVDSTRRGKRMPDALLKTIPIWCAVLNEVLYDKVAVVNDNDDYIDNDIDDNDKKNDFEAWFKTPDLVPESEHNSILKLIPDFVKQVKEMNLIDVEKYRLDKPLVPRWFYPGCPEQNLDDSVYNICCVSASTKVDVHRTINTKTKDGSIVNFEYIQGSADDHELWVPKSLPGLGANVFWHIVSTTDILDKTTGYLPNWLSDGDLEKQIKSLITNQALTHEINLFPVGSTGLKFGKIERDIKYSELEANTVILHDKFKVVELPETCKDSPTKFTVHHYPVPSNKKGSNMLREILPKLNDKLDIWEPLVVLCGTGQDISIGMILALLCTYYNLEWDLLDTKSPTTTTTTTTTTTTTTTTTTTTTTTTTTTTTTTTTTTTTTNITTTTAAATTSTTSEKTRLQPAGAVSKAIVKKHLSKLSESYKVNPSRSTLQSVNSFLFT; encoded by the exons atgtgt AAATCACTGCTTTCATTCAAAAATCGATTACAATCTATAATTCACGATGCTAATTTTGTCAAACTAGTCCATGAAAGCTTGGAGTATCCGATTGTTGCAAACGAGCGATGTGGCCTCTGGTATGTTCCGCCAAAGGATCGAGCAGAGACTTGCTACTTCAAATCTACTGACGGTCATACAAATGTGtggtctttttctttacgaAGATTGAATTTGCATCTCTTGTCTTTAATTCGCCAAAACGGGGAAGGGGTCATGATTGTTGATTCAACACGGCGTGGTAAAAGGATGCCAGATGCCTTGCTCAAAACAATTCCTATATGGTGTGCTGTGTTAAACGAAGTGCTTTATGATAAGGTTGCAGTTGTGAATGACAATGACGATTATATTGACaatgatattgatgataatgataaaaagaatgatTTCGAGGCGTGGTTTAAAACGCCAGATTTGGTTCCAGAAAGTGAACATAATTCAATCTTGAAACTCATCCCAGATTTTGTCAAGCAGGTTAAGGAGATGAATTTGATTGATGTAGAGAAATACCGACTAGATAAGCCATTGGTGCCCAGATGGTTCTATCCTGGATGTCCAGAACAAAATCTAGATGACTCTGTGTACAATATTTGTTGTGTTtcagcatcaacaaagGTCGATGTGCACAGGACCATTAACACGAAAACCAAAGACGGTCTGATAGTTAATTTTGAATATATACAAGGTTCGGCAGATGATCATGAGTTATGGGTTCCCAAATCATTACCAGGCTTAGGTGCGAATGTGTTTTGGCACATTGTTTCCACTACTGATATACTTGATAAAACTACAGGTTATCTTCCAAATTGGCTTTCCGATGGagatttggaaaaacaaatcaaatcacTAATAACAAATCAGGCATTAACTCATGAAATAAATCTTTTTCCTGTTGGCAGCACGGGCTTGAAGTTTGGAAAAATAGAACGAGATATAAAATACCTGGAATTGGAAGCAAACACCGTCATACTCCATGACAAATTCAAGGTTGTTGAACTTCCTGAGACATGTAAAGATTCTCCAACAAAATTTACGGTACACCACTATCCAGTTCCTAGTAATAAAAAGGGATCAAACATGCTCAGAGAAATACTTCCCAAACTCAACGACAAGCTAGATATTTGGGAACCATTGGTAGTATTGTGTGGTACTGGTCAAGATATAAGCATTGGTATGATATTAGCATTGTTGTGTACGTACTACAACCTAGAGTGGGATCTTTTGGATACAAAGAgcccaacaacaacaacaacaacaacaacaacaacaacaacaacaacaacaacaacaacaacaacaacaacaacaacaacaacaacaacaacaacaacaacaacaacaacaacaacaacaaatattactaccactactgctgctgctaccaCCAGTACTACTTCAGAGAAAACAAGGTTGCAGCCCGCAGGTGCTGTCTCCAAGGCTATAGTCAAGAAGCATTTGAGCAAACTTTCCGAATCATACAAGGTCAACCCGAGCCGAAGCACTCTACAAAGTGTAAATAGCTTCCTATTCACTTGA
- a CDS encoding uncharacterized protein (BUSCO:EOG092644DY): protein MSSNSIPAWKKAGLKVQQNQDPSSASFSSSSSSSSLLSTKRIETADLTSKQIKQATSGIKRKLQDDIHHTKNKKPPKRVKLPKSERKPPTTMVKDQYTYLVQFLNDRENWKFNKSKQNWILKNIDKIPKQYENALIVYLASLQGGSRERLAEDLKQEINKWNVKFEEMEKKIEEKLLNGGNDKEENEDGREEEKEKDETEANKVKIEGNTAGKKEEAKGEELTAETVLRYKAILERLVDEKIVVKGHEEDATVENVTEEKKSPMKDENEESSVDGLNVNDDSETMDAEKDEEDKGKKESKEKKESKEKKGKKEKKEKKEKKEKKEKKEKKEKKEKSGDRKVKSSRSKESKPQSNLIISEVEVSPV, encoded by the coding sequence ATGAGCTCGAATTCGATCCCTGCATGGAAAAAGGCGGGTCTTAAAGTCCAACAGAACCAAGATccttcttctgcttctttttcatcatcatcatcatcatcgtcactTCTTTCCACAAAACGTATAGAAACTGCGGATTTAACAAGTAAGCAAATTAAACAAGCCACCAGTGGGATAAAACGGAAACTCCAAGATGACATACATCAtactaaaaacaaaaaaccaccCAAGAGGGTCAAATTACCCAAAAGTGAACGAAAACCACCCACAACGATGGTCAAGGATCAGTATACTTATCTTGTACAATTCTTGAACGACCGCGAGAATTGGAAGTTTAATAAACTGAAACAGAATTGGATCTTGAAGAATATTGATAAGATACCAAAGCAATACGAAAATGCATTGATTGTGTACTTGGCAAGCTTACAAGGTGGCTCAAGAGAGCGATTGGCAGAGGATTTGAAACAAGAGATTAACAAATGGAATGTGAAATTTGAAgagatggaaaagaaaattgaagaaaaattgttgaacGGTGGAaatgataaagaagaaaacgaaGATGGGAGagaggaggaaaaggagaaagatgAAACGGAAGCTAACAAAGTTAAAATTGAGGGTAATACTGCtgggaagaaagaagaagccaAGGGAGAAGAGTTGACTGCTGAAACAGTGCTCCGATATAAAGCTATTCTCGAAAGGTTGGTagatgaaaaaattgttgtaaAAGGTCACGAGGAAGACGCAACGGTGGAGAATGTAACGGAGGAGAAAAAGTCACCGATGAAGGATGAAAATGAGGAGTCGAGTGTTGATGGCCTTAATGTAAATGATGATTCTGAAACAATGGATGCGGAAAAGgacgaagaagacaaaggaaagaaggaatcgaaagaaaagaaggaatctaaagaaaagaaaggaaaaaaggaaaagaaggaaaagaaagaaaagaaagaaaagaaagaaaagaaagaaaagaaagaaaaaaaggaaaaactgGGTGATAGAAAAGTCAAAAGTTCAAGATCAAAGGAAAGCAAACCGCAATCCAATTTAATCATCAGCGAAGTTGAGGTTTCTCCCGTATAG